The following is a genomic window from Halarcobacter mediterraneus.
CATTTAGGTTTTGAAAAAATGCAAGATGGTTTTTTATTTTTGATTTCTTCAATTTATTATAGAAGTTCTTGGAAATACAAAAATAGAGCTTTACGATATTGTTTACTTGATGCAGGACATATTTTAGGAACTATTGAAGCCTCTTCTTATTTATTTGATAAAGAGTATGAAATATTATATAATTTTGATAAAAAGGCTTTAAACTCTTTATTTAATTTTGATGAAAAAGAGTTTTTTACTGTTGCTATTTCTTTATCAAAAGAAACTGAAAAAAATATTGAAGATATCTCTTTATCTCTTCCAACTGTTGATGGAAGTTATTTTTTTGAAAAAAATGAAATGATTGAAAAAGCTTATGAAGATTCTATTGTTGTTGATAATTGTGTAAAACAGAATATAAAACCAATATTTAATTATCAAAAAAAGTTTTTAGAAGAAATTATTATAAAAAGACGTTCAATTAGAGATTTTACAAAACAAGCTATAAGTGAGAATGAATTAAATATAATTTTAGATGTTCTATATCAAAAAATTTGTTCTAATTGTGATGAAGATGTAGATATATATTATGTTGTCAATAGAGTTAAAGGCTTAGAGTTAGGACTTTATAAAGATAAAAAGCTTTTGAAAACTGGTGATTTAAGTTCAAAGGCTGGATATTTATGTTTAGAACAAGATTTAGGAAAATCTTCTGCTGTAACATTTTTTTTAACTTCAAAAGAAAAAAACTATCAAGCTTTATATCAAAAAGCTGGTTTATTAGGACATAGATTATATCTTGCATCAAATTATTTGGGATATGGTTGTAGTGGAATAGGAGCATATTATGATGATGAGGTTTGTGAATTTATTGGTGAATATACACAAGTTTTATATGCTCTTGCTATAGGGAATTAGGTATTAAACTATGAAAAATAAGTATTGTTATTTTTTTATGTTTTTATCTTTTTTTTTGTTAGCTTATATTTCTATTGATACTTATTTTGATATTTCTCAAAAACAAAAAACTTCAATTGATACTCAAAGCTTTTTTATAAAAATATTTTTTTTAGCTTTTATCTTTATATTTGTGGCTGTAGTTCTTACTTATTATAAAATTAGAAAGAAAAATAAATTGAAAAAAGAACTGGAAACAAAATCTGATATGATGATTATTGATAATAGTTCTTTAAAAAACAATTCAAACCTTGATTCTTTAACTCAATGTCTAAATAAAGAGTACTTCTTATCAAAGTTTGATGAGTTGATTAAAAAAGCAATTAAAGATAAACAGGTTCTTTCTTTTTTTATTGTAAATATAGATGAATTTAAATCTTTTAATGATATCTATGGTGAAAATGAAGGTGATGAATGTTTAAAATTGATTGCTAATATAATAGTAAAATATTGTAATGGAAAAAATGATTTAGTTTCCAGGTTTGGAAAAGATGAGTTTTATATTCTTCTTCCAAATAATTCAAATGCAAATGATATAGCAATAAAATGTTTAGAATCTGTACGAAGATTAAAAATTCCCCATGCAAACTCTATTGCTTCAAATATTTTAACTATAAGTATAGGAATAAGTAGTTTAGTCCCTCTCCATCAAGACCAAAAAGATGAACTTATTTTAAAAGCAAAAAACTCTTTATTAGAAGCTAAAAAAAATGGTAGAAATAGAATTGTAACCCTTTTATAAACCTTATTTAAATATAATCTAATTTATTTTTTATAAGGAAGTAATTTGAAGAAAGCATTCTCATTAATGGAGCTTATGGTTGTCATTATTATTTTAGGTTTATTAGCTGCCTTTGTTTTACCTAATTTAACTGGTAAAAGTGAAGAAGCAAAGGAAAAGATTGTGTGTGTACAAATGAAAAGTGTTGCACAGGCATTAAAACTGTATAAACTTGACAATTCAAGTTATCCTACCACTGAAGAAGGTATCAATATTTTAGTAGAGAAAAAATATTTTGAAGATGGAAAACTACCTAAAGATGCTTGGAGTAGTGATTTTATATATGTTCAAACTGAAGATTCTTTTGATTTAATTTCTTTTGGTTCTGATAAAAAAGAAGGAACTGAAGATGATATTTATTATTCAAAGTGTAATCAATAATGAAAAACTCTATTAAGGTAAATAAAGCTTTTACCTTAATAGAACTTATTATTGTAATTTTATTAATCTCTTTAGTATATTTTTTAGCTTTTTCTAGTTTTGATTTAAAACAAAATCAAAAAAAAGATTTAGAGATTACAGATTTGAAGAATTATCTTTTAAATAATTTTTCATATGAAAAAAGTTTAAAACTTGTTTGTTTGGATTATGAGTTTTTCCCTTGTTATATTTTTATAGATGGAAAAAGGAATGAAGAAATTAAAATTGAAAATTTATTTGTTCAAGAACCAAAAGTTTATATGTATACAAAGGATTTAAAAGATTTTTATTTAAACGAAATAAAAATAGAAAACATAACTTATCAAACAATATTTGAAATAGAATTTAATGAAGATTATAAACATAAAGATATAGTTTTGGAATATGATGATAAAGTCTATTTTTTCAATTCTATTTCAAATATTATTAAAGTGTATAAAAACACAAATGAAATTTTAGATGAATTTTATGATAAAAGTATAGAGGTAAAAGATGCTTTATAGTTATCAAGGTTTTGATTCAAATGGTTTCAAAACGAAGGGAAAAATTGAAGCTATTTCTTTAGAAGAAGTAAAATTAAAACTAAAAGCAAAATCAATTTTATATACAGATATTAAAGAAGAAACTTTAAATTTTGGAAAAATTTCTTTAAAAAGAAAAAAAACTTTGCCTTTATTATCCTTATCAAATCTAAGTAGAGATTTAAGTATCTATCTTAATTCAGGACTTACATTAATTTCTTCTATAAATCTTTTAAAACAAAGATATAAAGATAATAAAACAATGCATTCTTTTTTTGAAACTATTTCTACTTATCTTGATGAAGGGAAAAGTTTTTATGACTCTTTGGAAGCACAAAAAATAATAAAATTACCAGATTTTTATAAACAATCAATAAAAGTAAGTGAAAATGGAGGTTTATTAGAATCTGTACTTTTAGAGTTATCAGTCTTTTTAAAGGAACAAGATAGAATTAGAAAGCAAGTAGGTTCGGCATTAGCTTATCCATTGTTTATACTTTTTGTTTCTTTTTTTATGGTTGGTTTTATGCTTTCTTTTATTGTTCCAAAAATTACTTCAATTTTTACACAGTTTGATCAGGAATTACCTAAAAGTACCCAAATAGTAATTGCTTTAGGAGATTTCTTTTCCAATAATTATCAATTTATTTTAGTACTTTTATTCCTCTTTATTTCATTATTTATTTTTCTAATGAAAAAAAGTACAAAATTTAAATATGCTTTTGATAAATTTATTTTAAAAGTACCTTTCTTTTCTACTATGATAGAACAAGGTGAGTTAGCAAGGTTTTCATATATGAACTCTATTTTAATAAAATCAGGAGTTCCAATAGTTCAAGCTATTAATTTAAGTGCTAATATTTTGAAAAATAGTGTTATAAAAAAAGTTTTTATCGAAGCTTCAAATAGCGTAGTAGAAGGTAAAAGATTATCTTCTTTACTCGCACAAAATCGTATTTATAAGATAGATGAAGCTTTTATTCATTCAATTTCAATTGGAGAAGATACAAGTAGATTAAGTGAAATTCTAAATAACTTAGCCTCTTTGTATAATGAGTCAAATAAAGATAAAACTGATTTATTTTTATCTTTATTAGAACCTGTTTTTATGCTTTTTGTTGGTGTTACAATTGGTTTTATAGTAATTGCAATGTTATTGCCAATTTTTTCTATGAATTTAGGATAAGTTTTGAAAAAAGGTATTGTTCTTTTAGTTTCTTTATTTTTTATAGCTACAATATCAATCTTAGTTTTAAAAAATTTAGATGATACCGATAAGATACTAGAACAAAAAAATTATAAGCTAGATTTTTCACAAGCTTTACTTTTAACAAAAAATATTCAAAAAGAAATACAAAATGCAATAAAAAACAATAAAAATAACTTTGAAGAACTTTTAGAGGATGGAGTTTTTGAATCCCTACCTCCTTTTGATTTTCAAGGTATAAGAGTTTCATTTTCTTTAGATGAGAATACAAAAGAAGATATAAATGAACTTTCTAAAAATTATGTACTAGATGATTTAGAAAAAGATATTTATAATTTAAGAAGCTATTTAGAAGTAAATAATATATATGATTATCCAATTTTGCAGGAACTTTATGAAACGAAAGTACATGAAGATGAGAAAATAAAAAGTAGTAAGCAAGTTGAGGATATAATAAATAATTTTATTATAAGAACATATTCAAATAAAATAAATGATTTAAAAGATAACATTGGTTTTACAGAGTCTTATAAGGATTATATTCTGAGAATAAAGGTCTCTATGGAAAAAGATTTTTTAAAATCTTATTATCTTTTAGATAAAGAAGGACAGGTAAAGTATTTTGAAATTAGTTTCAAATAAAAAAAGTAAAACACTATTTTTAAGTTCAAGTAGCAAGTTTTTAAATATTGAAGAAAAAGTAAATAT
Proteins encoded in this region:
- a CDS encoding SagB family peptide dehydrogenase, which produces MSSFENFFEYHMKTKHSYFSVRSFPNRLDWNNQPSAFKSYPDNFEKIELDLEKEEHKFIFYIAGVSAKKTYPGVEYFLRVNPSAGALYPNEIYFQSRNNKEFEDGIYHFDIASSSITLLKKIENEGIEKHLGFEKMQDGFLFLISSIYYRSSWKYKNRALRYCLLDAGHILGTIEASSYLFDKEYEILYNFDKKALNSLFNFDEKEFFTVAISLSKETEKNIEDISLSLPTVDGSYFFEKNEMIEKAYEDSIVVDNCVKQNIKPIFNYQKKFLEEIIIKRRSIRDFTKQAISENELNIILDVLYQKICSNCDEDVDIYYVVNRVKGLELGLYKDKKLLKTGDLSSKAGYLCLEQDLGKSSAVTFFLTSKEKNYQALYQKAGLLGHRLYLASNYLGYGCSGIGAYYDDEVCEFIGEYTQVLYALAIGN
- a CDS encoding type II secretion system F family protein; this encodes MLYSYQGFDSNGFKTKGKIEAISLEEVKLKLKAKSILYTDIKEETLNFGKISLKRKKTLPLLSLSNLSRDLSIYLNSGLTLISSINLLKQRYKDNKTMHSFFETISTYLDEGKSFYDSLEAQKIIKLPDFYKQSIKVSENGGLLESVLLELSVFLKEQDRIRKQVGSALAYPLFILFVSFFMVGFMLSFIVPKITSIFTQFDQELPKSTQIVIALGDFFSNNYQFILVLLFLFISLFIFLMKKSTKFKYAFDKFILKVPFFSTMIEQGELARFSYMNSILIKSGVPIVQAINLSANILKNSVIKKVFIEASNSVVEGKRLSSLLAQNRIYKIDEAFIHSISIGEDTSRLSEILNNLASLYNESNKDKTDLFLSLLEPVFMLFVGVTIGFIVIAMLLPIFSMNLG
- a CDS encoding prepilin-type N-terminal cleavage/methylation domain-containing protein; the protein is MKNSIKVNKAFTLIELIIVILLISLVYFLAFSSFDLKQNQKKDLEITDLKNYLLNNFSYEKSLKLVCLDYEFFPCYIFIDGKRNEEIKIENLFVQEPKVYMYTKDLKDFYLNEIKIENITYQTIFEIEFNEDYKHKDIVLEYDDKVYFFNSISNIIKVYKNTNEILDEFYDKSIEVKDAL
- a CDS encoding diguanylate cyclase yields the protein MKNKYCYFFMFLSFFLLAYISIDTYFDISQKQKTSIDTQSFFIKIFFLAFIFIFVAVVLTYYKIRKKNKLKKELETKSDMMIIDNSSLKNNSNLDSLTQCLNKEYFLSKFDELIKKAIKDKQVLSFFIVNIDEFKSFNDIYGENEGDECLKLIANIIVKYCNGKNDLVSRFGKDEFYILLPNNSNANDIAIKCLESVRRLKIPHANSIASNILTISIGISSLVPLHQDQKDELILKAKNSLLEAKKNGRNRIVTLL
- the gspG gene encoding type II secretion system major pseudopilin GspG, giving the protein MKKAFSLMELMVVIIILGLLAAFVLPNLTGKSEEAKEKIVCVQMKSVAQALKLYKLDNSSYPTTEEGINILVEKKYFEDGKLPKDAWSSDFIYVQTEDSFDLISFGSDKKEGTEDDIYYSKCNQ